From the Primulina tabacum isolate GXHZ01 chromosome 15, ASM2559414v2, whole genome shotgun sequence genome, one window contains:
- the LOC142527095 gene encoding solute carrier family 40 member 3, chloroplastic-like, whose protein sequence is MGVFINAHGQPSAAISGLRQVRAESTSWYHHRVRPGGLSYARRWLNQHYAPSRLNTFSIRCSLVNTDVCHSVETEEVHEDTMSLEPNCLIPVIHLESDTLKTEGLNLLAGDSYVGTILTTLPVLSVEEQNAIAATPAHPAGLYALYACCLAGNSVEQLWNFAWPAAIASIHPSLRPVAIMGFFAKFAVIVGGPLVGKLMDCCPRLPAYNCLTIVQAAAQLLSVGIIIHAHTVHSTVSSILVKPWFFVLVIALAVERLCGLALGVAMERDWVVLLAGTNRPIALAQANAILSRIDLVCEVTGASLFSIFLSKYEPVTCLMLAASLMTWSLPVVVTLGWITNKLSAGVLDRAKCPQSGCSFSSPLSILDPKNILAISVESIRHGWLEYLQQPVLPASLAYVLLYFNVLAPGGLMTAFLTQHGLKPSIIGGFNVLSAFIGVAATFVSAKMVKRLGILEAGAAGLIFQASLLMMAVAVYWTGSVSQKIPFLFFLSLIVLSRLGHMSYDVVGAQILQTGIPASKANLIGTTEASIASLVESVMLGIVIIVNDVSHFGFLAVLSLLSVVGAASLYCRWLKNRTDTQRSLFLLSHSFHDN, encoded by the exons ATGGGTGTGTTTATCAATGCTCATGGCCAGCCTTCCGCCGCTATCTCCGGTCTTCGCCAAGTCCGAGCTGAGTCTACGTCGTGGTATCATCATAGAGTACGCCCTGGTGGGTTATCTTATGCTCGACGATGGTTGAATCAGCATTACGCGCCTTCCAG GCTTAACACTTTTAGCATAAGGTGTTCGTTGGTTAATACTGATGTCTGCCATTCTGTTGAGACCGAGGAAGTTCATGAGGATACTATGTCTCTTGAGCCAAACTGTTTAATTCCAGTTATTCATCTTGAGTCTGATACTCTGAAGACTGAAGGGCTTAACTTACTGGCCGGTGATTCTTATGTGGGTACTATTTTGACGACATTGCCT GTCTTGTCAGTGGAGGAGCAGAATGCAATTGCAGCCACTCCTGCTCATCCAGCCGGGCTCTATG CTTTATATGCTTGCTGCCTGGCTGGGAATTCAGTTGAACAGCTCTGGAATTTTGCTTGGCCTGCTGCCATTGCATCGATTCATCCTAGTCTTCGTCCTGTCGCCATCATGGGCTTTTTTGCAAAG TTTGCAGTTATTGTTGGAGGTCCTTTAGTTGGGAAACTTATGGACTGCTGTCCAAGACTGCCTGCATATAATTGTTTGACTATCGTCCAG GCAGCTGCTCAATTGTTATCTGTTGGAATAATAATCCATGCCCATACTGTCCACTCTACTGTGTCTTCTATACTTGTCAAACCTTGGTTTTTTGTGCTTGTAATAGCTCTGGCTGTTGAAAGGCTCTGTGGGCTGGCTCTGGGGGTCGCAATGGAGCGTGATTGGGTTGTTTTG TTGGCAGGGACAAACAGACCTATTGCTCTTGCTCAAGCAAATGCAATTCTCAGCCGCATCGATCTCGTCTGTGAG GTTACAGGAGCTTCATTATTTAGCATTTTCTTATCTAAATATGAACCGGTGACATGCTTAATGCTGGCAGCTAGTTTGATGACATGGTCATTGCCTGTTGTG GTTACTCTCGGATGGATAACTAATAAGCTTTCTGCTGGAGTCCTGGACCGTGCCAAATGTCCACAGAGTGGTTGCAGTTTTTCCTCTCCATTATCTATCTTAGATCCCAAAAATATAT TGGCTATCAGTGTAGAATCTATTAGGCATGGGTGGCTTGAATACCTTCAACAACCTGTTCTTCCAGCAAGCCTTGCTTATGTGTTGCTCTACTTCAATGTACTTGCTCCTGGTGGTCTGATGACGGCTTTCTTAACACAACACG GTCTAAAACCTTCAATTATCGGGGGATTCAATGTGTTATCTGCTTTTATTGGTGTTGCTGCAACATTTGTATCTGCAAAGATGGTCAAGCGACTTGGCATTCTCGAG GCTGGAGCAGCTGGCTTGATCTTTCAGGCTTCACTTCTCATGATGGCTGTTGCTGTGTACTGGACCGGTTCTGTTTCTCAGAAAATTCCATTTCTATTCTTCTTGTCTTTAATT GTATTGTCAAGATTGGGGCACATGTCATATGACGTTGTAGGGGCACAGATTTTACAAACTGGGATCCCTGCATCGAAAGCCAATCTTATTGGGACTACAGAAGCTTCGATTGCTAGTTTGGTTGAGTCGGTAATGCTAGGGATTGTGATAATTGTAAATGATGTTTCGCATTTTGGATTTCTGGCAGTGCTGTCGCTTTTATCAGTGGTTGGGGCAGCTTCTTTATACTGTCGATGGCTGAAGAATCGAACTGATACACAAAGGAGTCTCTTTCTTTTGAGTCACAGTTTTCATGAT AATTAG